In Myxococcota bacterium, one genomic interval encodes:
- the zigA gene encoding zinc metallochaperone GTPase ZigA, with protein MTTTQDTAEAPRLPVTVLSGFLGAGKTTLLNQVLNNREGRRVAVIVNDMSEVNIDAALVERGGAALSRTEEKLVEMSNGCICCTLRDDLLAEVSRLAQEGRFDYLLIESTGISEPIPVAQTFTFEDEDGVSLGEVSRLDTMVTVVDVASFLRDYNAAEALQDRGESLGEDDHRTVTDLLIDQIEFADVIVLNKLDLVTPEQAREVEAIVKALNPGAKRLRATQGQVPLGSVLDTGLFDYDKAASSAGWIRELQGEHTPETEEYGISSFTYRTSHPFDAEKFWAFLHDDENWRGVLRSKGFFWVAADHRVAYEWAQAGGVSNVNPAGVWWASVPREHWSHPEGQRPDEQPGWHPRYGDRAQEIVFIGQEMPEAAIRARLDACLLEDRLANADGMAWAELPNPFPEFEVPAE; from the coding sequence ATGACGACGACACAAGACACCGCCGAAGCGCCGCGCCTTCCGGTCACCGTTCTTTCCGGTTTCCTCGGAGCCGGCAAGACCACGCTGCTCAATCAGGTCCTCAACAACCGAGAGGGGCGGCGCGTCGCGGTGATCGTGAACGACATGAGCGAGGTCAATATCGACGCCGCTCTCGTCGAGCGCGGCGGCGCAGCGCTCTCGCGGACCGAAGAGAAGCTCGTCGAGATGTCGAACGGCTGCATCTGCTGCACGTTGCGCGACGATCTGCTGGCCGAGGTCTCACGGCTCGCGCAGGAAGGCCGCTTCGACTACCTCCTCATCGAGTCCACCGGCATCTCGGAGCCGATCCCAGTCGCCCAGACCTTCACCTTCGAAGACGAAGACGGCGTGAGCCTGGGAGAGGTGTCGCGGCTCGACACGATGGTCACCGTCGTGGACGTCGCGTCGTTCCTCCGCGACTACAACGCCGCCGAGGCGCTCCAGGACCGCGGTGAGTCGCTCGGCGAGGACGATCACCGCACCGTGACCGATCTGCTCATCGACCAGATCGAGTTCGCCGACGTCATCGTGCTCAACAAGCTCGATCTCGTGACCCCGGAGCAGGCCCGCGAAGTCGAGGCCATCGTGAAGGCACTCAACCCGGGCGCGAAACGCCTCCGGGCGACACAGGGACAAGTGCCGCTCGGATCCGTGCTGGACACGGGCCTGTTCGACTACGACAAGGCGGCGAGCTCTGCGGGCTGGATTCGTGAGCTCCAGGGCGAGCACACGCCGGAGACCGAGGAGTACGGGATTTCGAGCTTCACCTATCGGACGTCGCACCCCTTCGACGCCGAGAAGTTCTGGGCATTCCTCCACGACGACGAGAACTGGCGCGGGGTGCTCCGTTCGAAGGGCTTCTTCTGGGTCGCCGCGGACCACCGGGTCGCCTACGAGTGGGCGCAGGCCGGTGGCGTCAGCAACGTGAACCCGGCCGGGGTGTGGTGGGCGTCGGTGCCTCGAGAGCACTGGAGCCACCCCGAGGGCCAACGTCCGGACGAGCAGCCGGGCTGGCACCCGCGCTACGGCGATCGTGCCCAGGAGATCGTCTTCATCGGCCAGGAGATGCCCGAAGCCGCGATTCGCGCGCGCCTGGACGCTTGCCTCCTCGAGGATCGGCTCGCGAACGCGGACGGCATGGCCTGGGCCGAGCTTCCGAACCCGTTCCCGGAGTTCGAGGTGCCCGCTGAATAG
- a CDS encoding coniferyl-alcohol dehydrogenase has translation MSHCFDYSNKRVVITGAYSGVGAALLDVLAELGRPEVIALDIKSPDGPVDRFIETNMGDAASVDAAIAAIDGPVDALFNNAGIAATNPVEDVMAVNWLGLRQLSEGLLPKISRDGAIANTASIAGGQWPGHLQDVLDCIAIEGRDELFGWCRDHADLVGDGYAFSKECVQVYTMKSAKDTLARHVRTNSVCPAPIDTPLLPDFNKTMTEKTMNWTIDQIGGTIATPRDIAMTLAFIGSDASRYVNGVNLNVDMGFNAFMTTGQLDFSGLA, from the coding sequence ATGTCTCATTGCTTCGACTACTCCAACAAGCGCGTCGTGATCACCGGCGCCTACTCCGGCGTCGGTGCGGCGCTCCTCGACGTGCTTGCGGAGCTCGGCCGCCCCGAGGTGATCGCGCTCGACATCAAGTCGCCCGACGGACCCGTCGACCGATTCATCGAAACGAACATGGGCGACGCCGCGTCGGTGGATGCGGCCATCGCAGCCATCGACGGCCCGGTCGACGCGCTCTTCAACAACGCCGGGATCGCAGCGACGAACCCGGTGGAGGACGTGATGGCCGTGAACTGGCTGGGGCTCCGCCAGCTCTCCGAGGGCCTCCTGCCAAAGATCAGCAGGGACGGCGCGATCGCGAACACGGCGTCGATCGCCGGCGGTCAGTGGCCGGGCCACCTCCAGGACGTCCTCGACTGCATCGCCATCGAAGGCCGGGACGAGCTCTTCGGCTGGTGCCGGGATCACGCGGACCTCGTCGGCGACGGCTACGCGTTCTCGAAGGAGTGCGTCCAGGTCTACACGATGAAGAGCGCAAAGGACACGCTCGCCCGACACGTGCGCACGAACAGCGTGTGCCCTGCGCCCATCGACACGCCGCTGCTCCCGGACTTCAACAAGACGATGACCGAGAAGACGATGAACTGGACCATCGATCAGATCGGCGGAACGATCGCGACGCCGCGCGACATCGCGATGACGTTGGCCTTCATCGGCTCGGACGCGTCGCGCTACGTGAACGGCGTGAACCTGAATGTCGACATGGGCTTCAACGCCTTCATGACGACCGGCCAGCTCGACTTCTCGGGCCTCGCCTGA
- a CDS encoding FAD/NAD(P)-binding protein gives MLDWLVVGGGPHGVHVALRLLEDGGVPRDSIRIVDDEERLLARWRRSTRNTGMQFLRSPSVHHIDVSSTSLSHFASRGGRRVGKPFTRPYARPALELFDLHCDDVIERNELHSLHVRGRARHLDLSEPSVRVGFEDPTGAGQDGELRARNVILAIGAPQEPAWPDWARRALDSDTEARGRIRHLFDPGFELEDAPGDTAIAVVGAGISGAQLALRLVQKGRRVILVSRHALRIHQFDSDPGWLGPKNMAAFARIQDPNERRAQIRAARHRGSMPRDVHLALRGAQNEGTLELIEGSEVSAARITEQGVALELEGKEVPVDRVVLATGFPFRRPGGGWLDEAIEAFDLPCADCGYPILDRELRWHRQLFVTGPLAELELGPVSRNLSGAQRAGERLAAVAIEARSAA, from the coding sequence ATGCTCGATTGGCTCGTGGTCGGCGGCGGCCCGCACGGCGTCCACGTGGCGCTCCGGTTGCTCGAGGACGGGGGTGTCCCCCGCGACTCGATCCGCATCGTCGACGACGAAGAGCGGCTGCTGGCGCGGTGGCGTCGCTCCACCCGGAACACGGGGATGCAGTTCCTGCGCTCGCCGAGCGTCCACCACATCGACGTGTCCTCGACCTCGCTCTCGCACTTCGCGAGCCGCGGGGGCCGACGCGTCGGGAAACCCTTCACGCGGCCCTACGCGCGCCCGGCGCTCGAACTCTTCGATCTCCATTGCGACGACGTGATCGAGCGGAACGAGCTCCACTCGCTCCACGTGCGGGGTCGGGCCCGACATCTCGATCTCTCGGAACCGAGCGTCCGGGTAGGGTTCGAGGACCCGACAGGCGCCGGACAGGATGGAGAGCTGCGGGCGCGCAACGTCATCCTGGCGATCGGCGCACCACAGGAGCCGGCGTGGCCCGACTGGGCGCGGCGCGCACTCGACTCCGACACCGAGGCTCGGGGCCGCATTCGACACCTGTTCGACCCGGGCTTCGAGCTGGAGGACGCGCCGGGCGACACCGCGATCGCCGTCGTCGGGGCCGGCATCTCGGGAGCCCAACTGGCGCTCCGGCTCGTCCAGAAGGGCCGGCGCGTGATCCTCGTCTCGCGACACGCGCTGCGCATTCACCAGTTCGACAGCGACCCGGGTTGGCTCGGGCCGAAGAACATGGCGGCATTCGCCCGGATCCAGGATCCCAACGAACGTCGCGCGCAGATCCGGGCGGCACGGCATCGTGGATCGATGCCGCGAGACGTGCACCTCGCGCTGCGCGGCGCTCAGAACGAGGGGACCCTCGAGCTCATCGAGGGAAGCGAGGTCTCGGCCGCGCGCATCACGGAGCAGGGCGTCGCGCTCGAGCTCGAGGGGAAGGAAGTCCCCGTGGACCGGGTCGTTCTCGCGACGGGCTTCCCGTTCCGGCGCCCCGGTGGCGGCTGGCTCGATGAAGCCATCGAGGCCTTCGACCTGCCCTGCGCAGACTGCGGCTACCCGATCCTCGACCGGGAGCTGCGCTGGCACCGCCAGCTCTTCGTGACCGGCCCGCTCGCAGAGCTCGAGCTCGGACCCGTCTCGCGAAACCTCTCCGGCGCTCAGCGGGCCGGCGAGCGGCTCGCAGCGGTGGCGATCGAGGCGCGCTCGGCCGCCTGA
- a CDS encoding amidohydrolase family protein, protein MSQKLFEKYKVIDVDTHITEPANVWTDRVASKWGNKIPHIRQIEGRDMWFIGDDPAGGPGFYTMAGHDDTYPNVPMGYADIPAASYDAKARLALMDEENIHGMVLYPNLGGFGSGGFLKLEEPELMLECVTAYNDFLVDWSSEDLNRLLPVMALPFWDIEASVKEIHRSAAKGHRAVLFGSRPETFGEPPLAHKHWDPIWAASQEAGLPISFHIGSGDISDIMNDASEMGMKANFARGGSLALLDNQNCLANLLFGGVCARFPKLDFVSVESGVGWISCVLEMFDWQWTNGDVAKEHPEYDLLPSEYFKRQVYGSFWFERREVESALEAFPNNLMWETDYPHPTSQYPSPNSSAIRPADYAEEALAGVDEAVVRGVLQDTPARLYNVEI, encoded by the coding sequence ATGAGCCAGAAGCTCTTCGAGAAGTACAAGGTCATCGACGTCGACACCCATATCACCGAGCCGGCGAACGTCTGGACCGACCGCGTCGCCAGCAAGTGGGGCAACAAGATCCCGCACATCCGCCAGATCGAGGGCCGCGACATGTGGTTCATCGGTGACGACCCCGCCGGTGGCCCCGGCTTCTACACCATGGCCGGCCACGACGACACGTACCCGAACGTTCCGATGGGATATGCCGACATTCCCGCGGCCTCCTACGACGCGAAGGCCCGGCTCGCGCTGATGGACGAAGAGAACATCCACGGGATGGTCCTCTACCCGAACCTGGGCGGCTTCGGCTCGGGCGGCTTCCTCAAGCTCGAGGAACCCGAGCTGATGCTCGAGTGCGTGACGGCCTACAACGACTTCCTGGTGGACTGGTCGAGCGAAGACCTGAACCGGCTGTTGCCGGTGATGGCGCTGCCCTTCTGGGACATCGAGGCTTCCGTGAAGGAAATCCATCGCTCCGCCGCGAAAGGCCACCGCGCCGTGCTCTTCGGCAGCCGGCCCGAGACCTTCGGCGAGCCGCCCCTCGCCCACAAGCACTGGGACCCGATCTGGGCGGCCAGCCAGGAAGCCGGCCTCCCGATCAGCTTCCACATCGGCTCGGGCGACATCAGCGACATCATGAACGACGCCTCTGAAATGGGCATGAAGGCGAACTTCGCCCGCGGCGGCTCGCTGGCGCTGCTCGACAATCAGAACTGCCTGGCGAACCTGCTCTTCGGCGGCGTCTGCGCGCGCTTCCCGAAGCTCGACTTCGTTTCGGTGGAGAGCGGTGTGGGTTGGATCTCCTGCGTGCTCGAGATGTTCGACTGGCAGTGGACCAATGGCGACGTCGCGAAGGAACACCCCGAGTACGACCTGCTGCCCTCCGAGTACTTCAAGCGCCAGGTCTACGGCTCGTTCTGGTTCGAGCGGCGCGAGGTCGAGTCGGCGCTCGAGGCGTTCCCGAACAACCTGATGTGGGAGACCGATTACCCGCACCCGACCAGCCAGTACCCGAGCCCCAATAGCTCGGCCATCCGACCCGCGGACTACGCCGAGGAAGCGCTCGCGGGCGTCGATGAGGCCGTGGTGCGCGGCGTCCTCCAGGACACCCCGGCCCGGCTCTACAACGTGGAGATCTAG
- a CDS encoding phosphotransferase family protein, giving the protein MSGSVDAQHQGLLPWIEDLLGGRVTSCDRQGDRRSGGRPAYFVEVETPGGEAKRLYARMSRGMGSGGPFSLSAEHAVLQELHAAGIAVPEPLGLCPDPECLLLECLPGDFDYAAIDDEARRDAIDRAFVAEIAKVHALDVGRFESRGLRAPKTQDEFALNDLAHWEKAFQYGAKRPVPLVRFALRWLHGHVPAMPERAVLIQGDTGPGQFLFEGGALTGIIDWEFAHLGDPMLDLAQIRTRDWYNPGADLKKWFAYYAEYSGLPVDLPRLRYYTVKAMLITPLALAGPVHSMHPSLDHAEWYAQDVSYQRGVAEALAEAAGIELEPYAPEEPPASLRAPVFEILEHELENAIPGMVEDAFHSYRVGLTRRLATYARNIERLGPAFEAAELKEMGALLGQRPADVATGNAQLEEFVESPSLSDHQEERLVRYFHRHAVREERLMQGALGAGEHAVRQPIA; this is encoded by the coding sequence TTGAGCGGCTCGGTCGACGCGCAGCATCAGGGACTGCTGCCGTGGATCGAGGATTTGCTCGGTGGGCGCGTGACCTCGTGCGATCGCCAGGGGGACCGCCGGAGCGGGGGTCGTCCCGCCTATTTCGTAGAAGTCGAGACACCCGGCGGCGAAGCGAAGCGCCTCTACGCCCGCATGAGCCGCGGCATGGGGAGCGGCGGGCCGTTTTCGCTCTCGGCCGAACACGCGGTACTGCAGGAGCTCCACGCCGCCGGGATCGCGGTTCCCGAGCCACTCGGGCTCTGCCCCGATCCGGAGTGCCTCCTGCTCGAGTGTCTCCCCGGCGACTTCGACTACGCCGCGATCGACGACGAAGCGCGGCGAGATGCCATCGACCGCGCCTTCGTGGCCGAGATCGCGAAGGTGCATGCACTCGACGTCGGTCGCTTCGAATCGCGGGGACTCCGGGCTCCGAAGACGCAGGACGAGTTCGCGCTGAATGATCTCGCCCACTGGGAGAAGGCGTTCCAGTACGGCGCCAAGCGCCCGGTGCCGCTGGTGCGCTTCGCACTGCGTTGGCTGCACGGGCACGTTCCCGCGATGCCCGAGCGCGCGGTGCTGATCCAGGGGGATACCGGCCCGGGGCAGTTTCTCTTCGAAGGTGGCGCACTGACGGGCATCATCGATTGGGAGTTCGCCCACCTGGGCGACCCGATGCTCGACCTCGCTCAGATCCGGACTCGCGACTGGTACAACCCGGGCGCAGATCTGAAGAAGTGGTTCGCGTACTACGCGGAGTACAGCGGGTTGCCGGTCGATCTACCGCGGCTCCGCTACTACACCGTCAAAGCGATGCTGATCACGCCGCTAGCGCTGGCCGGCCCGGTCCACAGCATGCACCCGTCCCTCGACCACGCCGAGTGGTACGCCCAGGACGTGAGCTACCAGCGCGGCGTCGCCGAGGCGCTCGCCGAGGCGGCGGGAATCGAGCTCGAACCCTACGCGCCCGAGGAGCCACCGGCGAGTCTGCGCGCACCGGTCTTCGAGATCCTCGAGCACGAGCTCGAGAATGCGATCCCCGGCATGGTGGAAGACGCGTTCCACAGCTACCGCGTCGGCCTGACGCGGCGGCTGGCGACCTACGCCAGGAATATCGAGCGGCTCGGGCCCGCCTTCGAGGCGGCCGAGCTTAAGGAGATGGGGGCACTCCTGGGCCAGCGTCCCGCAGACGTGGCGACGGGCAATGCCCAGCTCGAGGAGTTCGTGGAGTCGCCTTCCCTCTCCGACCACCAGGAAGAGCGGCTGGTTCGCTACTTCCACCGGCACGCCGTACGCGAGGAGCGCTTGATGCAGGGAGCGCTCGGCGCAGGCGAGCACGCCGTGCGCCAACCGATCGCATAG
- a CDS encoding FtsX-like permease family protein, which produces MKAGLALLVRRGLREHAFSSAITVASVGLATGLVLAVFAIQEQSLRAFAGGPLGFDAVLGARGSQLQLVLNAVFHLETSPGNIPWALYEAVSDDPQVERAIPYAVGDNYRGFRIVGTVPELFSDPPDGSASLQIAPGGRLFDPKQREALIGSSAARETGLALGDRFHPYHGLVFDETARHNEEYVVAGILESSNTPADRVIWIPLDGIYRMAGHVLRGAGDAYEAAPNAEIPDEHKELSAVMLDLAAPQAGFFLDQTINKQGKAATLAWPIGGVMAELFDKLGWAVRVLGLVAYLVVLVSAGSILASIVNTMQERRRDFAVLRALGARRRTVSAAIVGEAASIGALGAVLGFFVYAAIFALARGVVRSQTGVVLDPWAWHPVFAIAPVAVVIVAALAGAIPARLAYRTDVATHLQPPS; this is translated from the coding sequence GTGAAGGCGGGCCTGGCGCTGCTCGTGCGTCGCGGCCTGCGCGAGCACGCCTTCTCGAGCGCGATCACCGTCGCGTCCGTCGGGCTCGCGACCGGTCTCGTCCTCGCCGTCTTCGCGATCCAGGAACAGAGCCTGCGCGCCTTCGCGGGAGGCCCGCTGGGTTTCGACGCGGTCCTCGGGGCGCGCGGTAGCCAGCTCCAGCTCGTCCTGAACGCAGTGTTCCATCTCGAGACATCTCCCGGAAACATCCCGTGGGCGCTCTACGAGGCCGTCTCCGACGATCCGCAGGTCGAGCGGGCGATCCCCTACGCCGTCGGCGACAACTACCGCGGGTTTCGCATCGTCGGCACGGTCCCCGAACTCTTCAGCGACCCGCCCGACGGCAGCGCTTCCCTGCAGATCGCTCCCGGCGGGCGACTCTTCGATCCGAAGCAGCGCGAAGCCTTGATCGGGAGCAGCGCGGCACGAGAGACCGGGCTCGCGCTGGGCGACCGCTTCCATCCCTATCACGGGCTCGTCTTCGACGAGACCGCGCGCCACAACGAGGAGTACGTCGTGGCGGGCATCCTGGAGTCGAGCAACACGCCTGCGGATCGCGTGATCTGGATCCCGCTGGACGGGATCTATCGCATGGCGGGCCACGTGCTCCGTGGTGCGGGCGACGCCTACGAAGCCGCGCCGAACGCCGAGATCCCCGACGAGCACAAGGAGCTGAGCGCGGTGATGCTCGACCTCGCCGCTCCCCAGGCCGGCTTCTTCCTCGACCAGACGATCAACAAGCAGGGGAAGGCAGCGACCCTGGCCTGGCCGATCGGCGGCGTGATGGCCGAGCTCTTCGACAAGCTGGGATGGGCGGTCCGGGTGCTCGGGCTCGTCGCCTATCTGGTCGTGCTCGTCTCGGCCGGCTCTATTCTCGCGAGCATCGTGAACACGATGCAGGAGCGACGTCGTGACTTCGCCGTGCTGCGGGCCCTAGGAGCCCGCCGGAGAACCGTTTCCGCGGCGATCGTCGGCGAGGCCGCCAGCATCGGGGCGCTCGGCGCGGTGCTCGGATTCTTCGTCTACGCGGCGATCTTCGCATTGGCACGCGGGGTGGTGCGCAGTCAGACCGGTGTCGTACTCGACCCCTGGGCGTGGCACCCGGTCTTCGCGATCGCGCCTGTCGCCGTGGTGATCGTCGCGGCTCTCGCCGGCGCGATTCCCGCCCGGCTCGCCTATCGCACCGACGTCGCCACCCACCTGCAGCCGCCGAGCTGA
- a CDS encoding GTP-binding protein has protein sequence MDRSTKFQAGSAAEAPATASLGVHLLVGLPTAAVQRGFEQARAFLPVHGLDTLAQLDAQNATRIGVLLPPFAEPSLIVENWIDCDFLSNRFGRPAHIEGVSTFVDADRAAEQLASAVPLSQLGWGQSPFDGRTVADILVGQIESATHLVLVGAAPLPDAVARSLALLNPEAARFPSHRIDFEPSASETHHAPVVPPWLEVLQGERVPTRGSDLFVYHRARPFDPIRFGNWLEDPPKELVRGKGNVWMATEPDLSFGYSCAGAVHRIFPAGRWWASRPEGTWPRCASQRKRLLERWHPRFGDRRQELVFSGIDLDPDRLCAGLDACLVAEDDVAVALATAPGTDAEALANPVTRLQ, from the coding sequence ATGGATCGTTCCACGAAATTCCAGGCGGGTTCGGCCGCCGAGGCCCCCGCCACGGCTTCTCTTGGCGTCCACCTGCTCGTCGGCCTGCCCACGGCCGCCGTGCAACGCGGCTTCGAGCAGGCACGCGCATTCCTGCCGGTCCACGGGCTGGACACTCTGGCCCAGCTCGATGCGCAGAACGCCACCCGCATCGGCGTTCTGCTCCCACCCTTTGCCGAACCCTCGCTGATCGTCGAGAACTGGATCGACTGCGACTTCCTCTCGAATCGCTTTGGTCGCCCCGCCCACATCGAGGGCGTCTCGACCTTCGTCGACGCGGATCGCGCGGCGGAGCAGCTGGCCTCCGCCGTGCCGCTGTCGCAGCTCGGCTGGGGGCAGAGCCCGTTCGACGGGCGCACCGTCGCCGACATCCTCGTCGGGCAGATCGAGTCCGCAACCCACCTCGTGCTCGTGGGTGCGGCTCCGCTCCCCGACGCGGTCGCGCGCTCTCTCGCGTTGCTGAACCCGGAGGCCGCGCGGTTTCCTTCCCACCGAATCGACTTCGAGCCGAGTGCGTCGGAGACGCATCACGCGCCGGTCGTCCCGCCCTGGCTGGAGGTCCTGCAAGGCGAGCGTGTACCGACGCGCGGATCGGATCTCTTCGTCTACCACCGCGCGCGCCCATTCGATCCGATCCGCTTCGGAAACTGGCTCGAGGACCCGCCGAAGGAGCTCGTGCGCGGCAAGGGAAACGTGTGGATGGCGACCGAACCGGATCTGAGCTTCGGGTATTCGTGTGCCGGTGCGGTCCACCGGATCTTTCCGGCGGGCCGCTGGTGGGCGAGTCGGCCCGAGGGCACCTGGCCGCGCTGTGCCTCGCAGCGCAAGCGGCTTCTCGAACGCTGGCACCCGCGCTTCGGCGATCGACGCCAGGAGCTGGTGTTCTCGGGCATCGACCTGGACCCCGATCGCCTCTGTGCGGGACTCGACGCGTGCCTGGTCGCCGAGGACGATGTCGCCGTGGCGCTCGCCACGGCGCCCGGAACTGACGCCGAAGCGCTGGCGAACCCCGTCACCCGGTTGCAGTGA
- a CDS encoding nuclear transport factor 2 family protein, whose protein sequence is MTGSEATTDRNKTAVHAFFAALGRGDRKALGELCTPDLAWVVPAGAALHAGTHRGAERVFDTMLSAVGNTFVPGSQRVSLGLLVAESNAVMAEARVTAKGVDGRAYENVYVFVFEFEGEKIRELREHVDTRYAAEFFA, encoded by the coding sequence ATGACGGGCAGCGAAGCGACGACGGATCGGAACAAGACCGCGGTCCACGCGTTCTTCGCCGCGCTCGGCCGGGGCGATCGCAAGGCGTTGGGGGAGCTCTGCACCCCCGACCTCGCCTGGGTGGTCCCGGCCGGTGCAGCCCTTCACGCGGGAACCCACCGCGGGGCGGAGCGGGTCTTCGACACGATGCTCTCGGCCGTCGGTAACACCTTCGTCCCGGGGAGCCAGCGAGTGAGCCTCGGCTTGCTCGTCGCGGAGAGCAATGCGGTCATGGCGGAGGCGCGCGTGACCGCGAAAGGCGTCGACGGACGCGCCTACGAGAACGTCTACGTGTTCGTCTTCGAGTTCGAGGGCGAGAAGATCCGCGAGCTGCGCGAGCACGTCGACACCCGCTACGCGGCCGAGTTCTTCGCTTGA
- a CDS encoding cupin domain-containing protein — translation MNPAYQFDCDKIDWTEIDDPTQDYPCKYWMSVLGADPETGRLDLIVKWPPNSYCHFHRHVADTAILVLEGEQHVIEVHDDGSHGEHKVRPAGTYLMSPGGEAHMEHGGPEGALVFFSLYAGDGPVFETLDKDMNVLDAATVAEMATTPTLGTR, via the coding sequence ATGAACCCCGCCTACCAGTTCGACTGTGACAAGATCGATTGGACCGAGATCGACGATCCGACCCAGGACTACCCCTGCAAGTACTGGATGTCGGTCCTCGGGGCCGATCCCGAGACCGGCCGCCTCGACCTGATCGTGAAGTGGCCGCCGAATTCGTACTGCCACTTCCACCGCCATGTCGCCGACACCGCGATTCTCGTGCTCGAGGGGGAACAGCACGTGATCGAGGTCCATGACGACGGGAGCCACGGCGAGCACAAGGTGCGCCCGGCGGGCACCTACCTGATGAGCCCCGGCGGCGAAGCCCACATGGAACACGGCGGCCCCGAGGGCGCCCTCGTCTTCTTCTCACTCTACGCCGGGGACGGGCCCGTCTTCGAGACCCTCGACAAGGACATGAACGTCCTGGACGCAGCGACCGTCGCCGAGATGGCCACGACGCCGACCCTCGGCACGCGCTGA
- a CDS encoding iron-containing alcohol dehydrogenase, giving the protein MTPFELEPMGVTAVGAGSISSLAQHVGARGSRAFVVSDSGVQGAGILDTVTDALTGANLEWTSFVDVDPNPTDVNVAAGVAALREFGTEGVVMVLVGGGSVMDCGKYIAMAAPSGVDDTALAFSPELDASDRIDFSTLAPAVRVSAPCVPTVAVPTTSGTASETNGGGLITRSADHRKLTFSHPDVKPRAIVLDPLLTVGLPAGATAACGMDVLTHAIEAYTSTAANPYADGLALQAIRLTGKWLPRVIADGTDVEARASMQMASHLAGRAFSSGPLLGLVHATGHPVSGTFGVAHGQTLATMLPHVMRFNLETVTERYADIGLALGAASDAHAAIEAVEKLSSSVGTDRRLSDLGASPADVDALTTDALRDMIILNTPRYPNREDVQALYERAM; this is encoded by the coding sequence ATGACCCCCTTCGAACTCGAACCCATGGGTGTGACCGCGGTCGGAGCGGGAAGCATCTCGAGCCTCGCCCAGCACGTGGGCGCCCGCGGAAGCCGAGCCTTCGTCGTGAGCGACTCGGGCGTCCAAGGTGCCGGCATCCTCGACACGGTCACCGACGCGCTGACGGGCGCGAACCTCGAATGGACGAGCTTCGTGGACGTCGACCCGAACCCGACGGACGTGAACGTCGCCGCTGGCGTCGCGGCGCTGCGGGAGTTCGGCACCGAAGGGGTCGTCATGGTGCTCGTCGGCGGCGGATCGGTGATGGACTGTGGCAAGTACATCGCCATGGCCGCGCCGTCGGGCGTCGACGACACCGCGCTCGCCTTCTCGCCCGAGCTCGACGCGTCGGATCGCATCGACTTCTCCACCCTGGCCCCGGCTGTCCGCGTGAGTGCGCCCTGCGTGCCCACGGTCGCCGTACCCACCACCTCGGGGACCGCCTCCGAGACCAACGGCGGGGGGCTGATCACGCGGAGCGCGGACCACCGCAAGCTGACCTTCAGCCACCCGGACGTGAAGCCGCGGGCCATCGTGCTGGATCCGCTGCTGACGGTGGGCCTTCCGGCTGGCGCGACGGCCGCCTGCGGCATGGACGTCCTGACTCACGCGATCGAGGCCTACACCTCGACGGCGGCCAACCCCTATGCGGACGGCCTCGCCCTGCAGGCGATCCGGCTCACCGGAAAGTGGCTCCCGCGCGTGATCGCCGACGGCACGGATGTCGAGGCGCGCGCATCGATGCAGATGGCCTCCCATCTCGCCGGCCGCGCGTTCTCGTCGGGCCCGCTCCTGGGCCTCGTCCACGCCACCGGGCACCCGGTTTCGGGCACCTTCGGCGTCGCTCACGGTCAGACCCTCGCCACCATGCTTCCCCACGTCATGCGTTTCAATCTCGAGACCGTCACGGAGCGCTACGCCGACATCGGTCTCGCGCTCGGTGCGGCCTCCGACGCGCACGCCGCGATCGAAGCGGTGGAGAAGCTCTCGTCCAGCGTCGGAACGGATCGCCGCCTGAGCGACCTCGGTGCGTCACCGGCCGACGTCGACGCCCTGACCACGGATGCGCTGCGGGACATGATCATCTTGAACACGCCGCGCTACCCGAACCGCGAAGACGTGCAGGCGCTCTACGAGCGCGCGATGTGA